A single Rattus norvegicus strain BN/NHsdMcwi chromosome 5, GRCr8, whole genome shotgun sequence DNA region contains:
- the Nipsnap3b gene encoding protein NipSnap homolog 3A → MLALRSGLRTALAPRALTPQVCSPFATGPRQSDGTLYEFRTYSLKPSKTNAFLQNFQKYVHLRTAHSEMIGYWTVEFGGKINRVFHIWKYDNFAHRTAVRKALAKDKEWQEQFLISNLAFMDEQEVEITYLVPWCKIRTPPKEGVYELATFQMKPGGPALWGDAFKRAINAHVELGYSTLVGVFHTEYGALNRVHVLWWNDSADSRAAGRHWSHEDPRVVAAVRESVNYLESQQNMFLIPTSFSPLK, encoded by the exons ATGCTCGCGCTCCGAAGCGGCCTGAGGACGGCGCTGGCCCCGCGGGCTCTGACGCCTCAG GTATGTTCACCTTTTGCTACAGGCCCCAGGCAAAGCGATGGGACATTGTATGAATTCCGCACCTACTCTCTGAAGCCCTCAAAGACAAATGCGTTCCTGCAGAATTTTCAGAAATACGTTCACCTTCGGACAGCTCACTCTGAGATGATTGGATACTGGACCGTAGAATTTGGAGGCAAAATAAACAGAGTGTTCCATATTTGGAAGTATG ATAATTTTGCTCATCGAACTGCCGTCCGCAAAGCCTTGGCCAAGGATAAGGAATGGCAAGAACAATTCCTCATTTCAAATTTGGCTTTCATGGATGAACAAGAGGTTGAGATTACCTACTTGGTACCCTGGTGTAAAATAAGAACACCTCCCAAGGAAG GAGTCTATGAACTGGCTACCTTTCAGATGAAGCCTGGTGGCCCAGCTCTATGGGGTGATGCATTCAAAAGGGCAATAAACGCCCATGTTGAGCTTGGCTACTCTACACTAGTTGGTGTTTTCCACACTGAATATGGAGCCCTCAACAGAG TTCATGTCCTCTGGTGGAACGACAGTGCCGACAGCCGAGCAGCTGGGAGACACTGGTCCCATGAGGATCCCAGAGTAGTGGCTGCTG TTCGGGAAAGTGTCAATTACCTCGAGTCTCAGCAGAATATGTTCCTGATTCCAACCTCATTTTCACCATTGAAGTAG
- the Nipsnap3b gene encoding protein NipSnap homolog 3A isoform X1 has product MLALRSGLRTALAPRALTPQVCSPFATGPRQSDGTLYEFRTYSLKPSKTNAFLQNFQKYVHLRTAHSEMIGYWTVEFGGKINRVFHIWKYDNFAHRTAVRKALAKDKEWQEQFLISNLAFMDEQEVEITYLVPWCKIRTPPKEGVYELATFQMKPGGPALWGDAFKRAINAHVELGYSTLVGVFHTEYGALNRVRESVNYLESQQNMFLIPTSFSPLK; this is encoded by the exons ATGCTCGCGCTCCGAAGCGGCCTGAGGACGGCGCTGGCCCCGCGGGCTCTGACGCCTCAG GTATGTTCACCTTTTGCTACAGGCCCCAGGCAAAGCGATGGGACATTGTATGAATTCCGCACCTACTCTCTGAAGCCCTCAAAGACAAATGCGTTCCTGCAGAATTTTCAGAAATACGTTCACCTTCGGACAGCTCACTCTGAGATGATTGGATACTGGACCGTAGAATTTGGAGGCAAAATAAACAGAGTGTTCCATATTTGGAAGTATG ATAATTTTGCTCATCGAACTGCCGTCCGCAAAGCCTTGGCCAAGGATAAGGAATGGCAAGAACAATTCCTCATTTCAAATTTGGCTTTCATGGATGAACAAGAGGTTGAGATTACCTACTTGGTACCCTGGTGTAAAATAAGAACACCTCCCAAGGAAG GAGTCTATGAACTGGCTACCTTTCAGATGAAGCCTGGTGGCCCAGCTCTATGGGGTGATGCATTCAAAAGGGCAATAAACGCCCATGTTGAGCTTGGCTACTCTACACTAGTTGGTGTTTTCCACACTGAATATGGAGCCCTCAACAGAG TTCGGGAAAGTGTCAATTACCTCGAGTCTCAGCAGAATATGTTCCTGATTCCAACCTCATTTTCACCATTGAAGTAG